TTGTTTCCATTCGGGTCGTACACCGTAAACGACAGCTTCTCGTTTGGATTCTTGCGATTCGTATGTTTGAGGGAGACATCGAATCCTTGGCCTTTCTTGAGCGTGACAGCGTACCGGTCGCTTTCGTGCTTCGAGCGGATCGTGTTGCTGACTGTTGTCCCCGGCTTGATGTGTCGAGCGTTGTCACCGCCAGCAGAGTGATTCGAGTTGGTAGTGACCGTCAGTGTGTAATCAAGCACGTCGTTAGCGTCGAGATCGGAGACGATCTGAATGGTGTATTTCCCTGCTTTCGTCACTGGGATCTTCTCAGTGCTATCGCCAGTCGATCTGTGGATCTGCTCGCCACTGGGTCCGTACACGTTCACCGCATCGACGGATCCCGAAGACGCCGAAGTCTCAATAGAGATATCATCTCCTTTTTTTGCTTTAATTGAAAAGAATTCTCTATCAGATTCAGTCATGACGCCCGAGATCGTTTCACCCGATTCGAGCGGAGCTGCCTTCGAGCGACGTTCGTTCGGATCGTATTTGTCGAGCGACCGCGATGAGACCGCCAACGAGTAGCTCGTCGGAGTTGTGCTCGTCTTGACAGCCTCCACCTTCACGTAGTACGTTCCCGACTGTTCGATAACGCCAGCAGTCACGTGCGCCGCTCCTTGCTGGCCAGCCCCGTCGGTCTGTGAACGTGCTCGGTTATCATGAGCCGAGATCCGTTTGCCGTCTGGGCTGTACAAGCTCACGCGAAGGTCTTCACCTCTTTGTGCTGTGCGCTTGAGGAGCGCTGAAAAATCACGACCCGCTTCGAGTTCAACGGCGTACCAATCAACGTCGTTCGGCATGATCGCTCCGTCGACCGAGCTACCAGCATCTATCGCTGCTGCGTTCTCGGGAGCATCGCCCGTATCGCTCCCAGCGGCCCGAGCAACGGGATCTGTCGTTACCATACCCCCGCCACCGACCGAAATCACGATCAGGAAGGCTATACCAATCCGTCCGAACGCCAGTTCACTCACCATGACATTCACTGCCTCCGAATATTACGTCGACCTGAGAACCGCTTTTTCTGAGAAACCGGGATATACCCTGAGTGAAAAAGCGATGGGATATATACGTTATCATTGGAAGTCGAAATGTAAGAGTACGCTATCACGAACAGACTTGGTATGCAACAATCATAAATTAGAATATGTTATGTGCGAATACTACTCGCGACGACGACGAGAGAATCGCATGCGCTGTGATGCGCTTATTCCTCTGAAAACCGCCGTTCGACGCTAACTGCGTGTGCCTCCAAACCTTCTGCTGTTGCGAGCGCCGTGATTGTATCTCTAATATTTGACAACGATTCTCGGTCGAGTCGCTGGACAGTCGATGAGCGCAGAAATGTCTCGACAGATAGTCCGCCTGTCACTCGTGCCCCGCCATTCGTCGGGAGGACGTGGTTCGTTCCGCTCGCATAATCACCTGCTGCGACCGGCGTGTACGGACCGAGGAAGACGCTACCCGCGCTGTCGATCCGTTCGAGCAGTGCTTCGTCGTCGTCTGCTTGAATGGAGAGATGTTCAGGGGCATACTCCTCGGCAAACAGTACCGCCTCGGAGATAGAGCGCGCGAGGAACACACCGCTCGCGTCGCTGGACAGCGTCTCACGAATGATGTCCTCACGCTCTCGACCGCTCGCCTGCGCATCGATCGACTCAGCGATTGACTCGGCCAGCGCCTCACTGTCGGTGACCGCAACGACCGAGGCATTCGGATCGTGTTCGGCTTGTGCGACCACATCAGCGGCAACGAATGCTGGATTGGCTGTTGAATCTGCTAGCACAAGAATTTCGCTCGGTCCAGCAAGAAAGTCGATGTCGACGTCTCCGCGTACGTCGGCCTTCGCTGCCGTGACAAAACGATTTCCGGGCCCAGTGATCTTCTCTACGCTCGAAACCGTCTCAGTCCCGTAGGCGAGTGCCGCGACGGCCTGTGCGCCACCGACCTGATACACCGCGTCTGCGCCAGCAATGTGGATAGCCGCGAGCGTCACAGGATCGAGCGTCTCTGCTGGCGGTGTCGCAACCGCGATGTGTTCGACGCCAGCCACCGCTGCGGGGATAATTCCCATCAGTGCGCTAGATGGGTACGACGCTGTCCCACCGGGTGCATACACACCGACACGTTTGATGGGACGAAAGCGCCGACCGAGTTCCCGTCCACCGAACGATTGTCGCCAATCATCAGGAACTTGTGCTTCGTGGAACGCACGGATATTCGCTGCCGCGGTTTCGATGTGCGCTCTGAGGTCTGCATCAAGTTCCTCGGACGCGCGTGCCGCGTCGGCAGTGATATCGATGTTGCCAACCTCACATCCATCGAACTCACGGGCATAGTCTCTGAGCGCAACGTCGCCTTCCTCACGCACCCGCCCGATAATTTCGCGAGCGGTGTCTTTCGCATCAGTAACGCC
The nucleotide sequence above comes from Halocatena marina. Encoded proteins:
- the hisD gene encoding histidinol dehydrogenase, whose product is MNVQCISELTPDERRVLFKRSGGVTDAKDTAREIIGRVREEGDVALRDYAREFDGCEVGNIDITADAARASEELDADLRAHIETAAANIRAFHEAQVPDDWRQSFGGRELGRRFRPIKRVGVYAPGGTASYPSSALMGIIPAAVAGVEHIAVATPPAETLDPVTLAAIHIAGADAVYQVGGAQAVAALAYGTETVSSVEKITGPGNRFVTAAKADVRGDVDIDFLAGPSEILVLADSTANPAFVAADVVAQAEHDPNASVVAVTDSEALAESIAESIDAQASGREREDIIRETLSSDASGVFLARSISEAVLFAEEYAPEHLSIQADDDEALLERIDSAGSVFLGPYTPVAAGDYASGTNHVLPTNGGARVTGGLSVETFLRSSTVQRLDRESLSNIRDTITALATAEGLEAHAVSVERRFSEE